One Mycolicibacterium rufum genomic window, CGCCGGGTTCTCCGCGGCGGTGCACCGGGTGGATCCTCCGCCGGGGGTCGACTGGTACAGCGTCGACCTGCCCGGTGTGCACGCCGTGCGGGCCGCCCTGGTGGCCCCACACGCCGGTGAGCACGCCGTCGCGGCGTCCCTGACCGAACCGGGCTGGGCGGACACCATCCCGGCCGACCGACCCGCCATGGTGTTCGCCGACGGTCTCGTGGCGTTCCTCGACGAACCCACCGTCCGGACGCTGTTCGGCAGCGTCACAGCGCATTTCGGCGGCGGGGTGCTGGCGTTCAACGATTACGGCCCGGTCAGCAGGGCCAACCGGTTACTCGGCCGGCTCGCCACCGCGCGCAAGACGAACTCGCCGCACACGCAGTGGAACTTCCCCGGCTTCGCCGATGCCCGCCTCCCCGAGACGTGGAACCCGGCGCTGACGCTGCTCGACGAGGCCAGCGTGATGCAGCGGCCCGAGGCCGACGCGTTTCCCGGCGGGCTGCGCCTCGCGGCGCGGCTGTCCCACCGGGTGCCGGCCATCGCGCGCAAGGCGCGTGTTCTGCAGTACCGGTTCTAGACCGGATCGCCCGTGGCCGCGGACACCGAGTCGGCGGCCTTGGCCGACGGCGCCGTCCGACGGTGCACGACGATGCGGCCGCCACGGGCCGGCGTGACGGTGACGCCCCTGCTGTGCGGCTTCTCGTCGGGCTCGCTGGTCGGTTCGATGCGGAACTCACGCAGCATCGTGCGCAGCGTGACCTCCATCTCCATCGTGGCGAACGAGGCTCCGATGCACCGCATCATGCCGCCGCCGAACGGGATCCACGCGAACGGGTTCGGCGGGTTGCCCACGAAGCGGTCGGGATCGAACTTCTCGGCGTCGGGGAAGCTGCTCTCGGCGGCCATCGCGAGCTGGGTGCTGGCCAGGATCGTGTCGCCCTCCGGAATGACCCACTCTCCCAACCGAACCCGGGTGCGGGTGCGCCGCAGCGCGGCGGTCAGCACCGGCCGGGTGCGCTGGGACTCGGCGATGGTCGCGAGCAGCAGCTCGTTGCCGCCGGCGTCGACCTCCTCGGTCAGTCGGGTCAGCAGATTCGGATGACGGCGGATGCGTTCGATGGTCCACGCCAGCTGCGTCGAGGTGGTCTCGTGGCCGGCCACGAGCATGGTCAGCAACTCGTCGACGATGTAGTTGTCCGGCATCGGCTGGCCGTCGTCGTAGCGGGCCTGCAGCAGCAGCGACAGCACGTCGCCGCGGTCGGTGAAGTTCGGGTCCGAACGCGCTTGGCGCATCAGCGAATTCAGCAGCTCGTCCATCCGGCGCCGGTACTGCGCGAACTTGCCGCCAGGACTCCACGGCCCGACGTCCTTGCGCACGATCGACGGCATCAGCGCGATCTTCGACCCGAACTCGACGGCCTTGGGCATCAGCACGCGCAGCTCGTCGAGTTCGGCGCCCTCGGCGCCGAACACCGCGCGCAGGATCGTGTTGAGCGTGATCCGCATCATCGGCTCGAGCGTCGCGAACTCCACCCCCTCGGGCCAGGAGCGGATCTCGCGGACCACTTCTTCCTCGGTGATGCTCTCGTAGGCGCGCATGTTCTTGCCGGAGAACGGCGGCAGCAGCAGCTTGCGGCGGGCCAGCAGCTCGTCGCCTTCGAGGTTGAAGATCGAGCCCGGGCCCAGCACGTCGCCGCCCAGGTTGTTCTGCGGCCGCCCGATCAGCTCGCGGCTGCTGCTGAACAGCTCTTTGACCAGCGCGGGATTGCTGATCACGACCGTCTCGCCGAACACCGGGATGTTCAACGTGAATTCCGAGCCGTAGCGGCGGCCGAGGGCGGCGATCGCGCCGTAGCGCGCGGTCAGCACCGCCGCGCCCTGGATGAGCTTCGGGATCCGCGGGCCCGGGGGCAGCTTCACCGGTTCTGTGGTGGCGGCTGTCATGGTGTCACCCCTTGCTTGTGGTGCGTGGACGTCAGGCTATCTGGTAATCGGTGAGCGGGAAGTGCTCCTGCTCCTTGACCGCCTGCCGGATGGACGTGGGCCGGAACAGCGGCGCCTCGCCGGAGCTGTTGAACCAGTACGACCGGGAGTTGGTGCAGTCGCCGAGGCGGAACACCGAATCGTCGAGCAGCGTCAGCATCCGGTCCAGGAACCGGGCGTTGGCTTCGTCGGTGACCTCGAACGTGCGACCGCCGGTGCGCTGCAGTTCGCCGAAGAGCCGCTTCATGTGCCGCATCTGGTATTCGACGGTGTCGAACCAGGACATGCCCACCCACGCGTACGGGCTGGCCTGGGTCACCATGTTCGGGAACATCGGCACGGTCATGCCCTCGTAGGCCTGGAACTTGTTCTCCCGCCACCATTTTCCGAGATCGCGACCCTCGCGGCCGATCACCGGGATGGCGGGCAGGTTGGACTCCCACACGTCGAACCCGGTGGCCAGCACCAGGGTGTCGACGGCGCGCTTGACCCCGTCGCGGCCCACGATGCCGTCGGGTTCGATGCGGTCGATGCCCGCGGTCTCCAGGTGCACATGCGGCTTGTTGAACGTGCGGTAGTACACGTTCGACAGCGTGGGACGCTTGCAGCCGAAGTCGTAGTTCGGCGTGAGCTTGCGCCGCAGGTCCTTGTCGCGGATGGCCAGGAAGCGGTGCAGCGCACCGATGCGGGCCGCCGCGCTGTTCACCGGGCGGAACTGCCGGAACTTCCACATCGCGATGGTGACCATGATGTCCATGAAGAGGTCGCTGGACATCCGCAGAAGGCGTTGTGTGACAGGGAATCTGGCGAACAACCGCTGCGCCGCCGGGCCGAAGGCGAGGTCGAAC contains:
- a CDS encoding class I SAM-dependent methyltransferase; translation: MDVSHLDPVEQTALLTEYCRALDAAAARPILADRWAEATVAAIDYDFTTLAATPSVVPLVALRAKMLDEAVRGFIRAHPDAIVVDLGAGFSAAVHRVDPPPGVDWYSVDLPGVHAVRAALVAPHAGEHAVAASLTEPGWADTIPADRPAMVFADGLVAFLDEPTVRTLFGSVTAHFGGGVLAFNDYGPVSRANRLLGRLATARKTNSPHTQWNFPGFADARLPETWNPALTLLDEASVMQRPEADAFPGGLRLAARLSHRVPAIARKARVLQYRF
- a CDS encoding cytochrome P450, whose amino-acid sequence is MTAATTEPVKLPPGPRIPKLIQGAAVLTARYGAIAALGRRYGSEFTLNIPVFGETVVISNPALVKELFSSSRELIGRPQNNLGGDVLGPGSIFNLEGDELLARRKLLLPPFSGKNMRAYESITEEEVVREIRSWPEGVEFATLEPMMRITLNTILRAVFGAEGAELDELRVLMPKAVEFGSKIALMPSIVRKDVGPWSPGGKFAQYRRRMDELLNSLMRQARSDPNFTDRGDVLSLLLQARYDDGQPMPDNYIVDELLTMLVAGHETTSTQLAWTIERIRRHPNLLTRLTEEVDAGGNELLLATIAESQRTRPVLTAALRRTRTRVRLGEWVIPEGDTILASTQLAMAAESSFPDAEKFDPDRFVGNPPNPFAWIPFGGGMMRCIGASFATMEMEVTLRTMLREFRIEPTSEPDEKPHSRGVTVTPARGGRIVVHRRTAPSAKAADSVSAATGDPV
- a CDS encoding flavin-containing monooxygenase produces the protein MSTEQFDAVIVGAGFGGMGAAIQLNRLGYRNIAILDREDDLGGTWHVNRYPGLTVDVPSTTYSYWFEPNPYWSRLYAPGAELKTYAEHVAEKYDLRRYMRFNTTVEGARWDEESQTWQVSLDGGQTLRAQFLILATGYLCQPKKPDIPGIEDFAGTVLHAQEWNDDYALAGKRAAIIGTGSTGVQLIPKLAEDVAELTVYQRTPIWVMPKFDLAFGPAAQRLFARFPVTQRLLRMSSDLFMDIMVTIAMWKFRQFRPVNSAAARIGALHRFLAIRDKDLRRKLTPNYDFGCKRPTLSNVYYRTFNKPHVHLETAGIDRIEPDGIVGRDGVKRAVDTLVLATGFDVWESNLPAIPVIGREGRDLGKWWRENKFQAYEGMTVPMFPNMVTQASPYAWVGMSWFDTVEYQMRHMKRLFGELQRTGGRTFEVTDEANARFLDRMLTLLDDSVFRLGDCTNSRSYWFNSSGEAPLFRPTSIRQAVKEQEHFPLTDYQIA